One window of Nostoc sp. C052 genomic DNA carries:
- a CDS encoding Rpn family recombination-promoting nuclease/putative transposase yields the protein MFDNVCKFLAESFSSDFATWLLGEPITLTQLSPSELSLEPIRADALILLQSDEIVLHLEFQTTPKADIPFRMSDYRLRGYRKFPHKRMRQVVIYLKPSDSELVYQTEFVLENSLHRFEVIRLWEQPTEVFLNSPGLLPFAALSQTNDQTRTLEEVAQVIEALNDTRIRSNVAASTAVLAGLVLNKELIKRILRSDIMRESVIYQDILQEGLAQGLEQGIEQGIEQKAQDIAIKMINKGINLEIIVDVTGLTVEQVQKLQAKTEDTQTE from the coding sequence ATGTTTGATAATGTCTGCAAGTTTCTCGCAGAGTCATTTTCTAGCGACTTTGCAACTTGGCTACTCGGTGAACCAATAACTCTTACCCAACTTAGTCCATCTGAATTATCTCTTGAACCCATCCGCGCCGATGCACTAATTTTGTTGCAGTCCGATGAAATTGTCCTCCATCTCGAATTTCAAACGACACCTAAAGCCGATATTCCCTTTCGGATGAGTGATTATCGTTTGCGGGGGTATAGAAAATTTCCCCATAAGCGAATGCGTCAGGTAGTTATTTACCTAAAACCAAGCGATTCTGAGCTAGTTTATCAAACAGAATTTGTTCTAGAAAATAGCCTCCATAGATTTGAAGTAATTCGACTTTGGGAACAGCCAACCGAAGTATTTTTAAATTCTCCGGGTTTGCTACCATTTGCAGCTTTAAGCCAAACCAACGATCAAACGCGAACTTTAGAAGAAGTTGCCCAAGTTATTGAAGCACTAAACGACACCCGAATCCGCAGTAATGTTGCTGCATCAACAGCAGTGTTAGCTGGGTTAGTATTAAATAAAGAGTTGATTAAAAGAATTTTGCGGAGTGATATTATGCGCGAATCTGTGATCTATCAAGATATTCTGCAAGAAGGGCTTGCACAAGGTTTAGAACAGGGTATTGAACAGGGCATTGAACAAAAAGCTCAAGATATTGCCATCAAAATGATTAATAAAGGTATCAATCTGGAAATAATTGTTGATGTTACAGGTTTAACTGTTGAGCAGGTTCAAAAATTACAGGCGAAAACAGAAGATACTCAAACTGAGTGA
- a CDS encoding magnesium chelatase subunit H, with protein sequence MFTHVKSTIRHIAPDNLRGRSLIKVVYVVLESQYQSALSQAVRTINANNPNLAIEISGYLIEELRDPENYEEFKREIESANIFIASLIFIEDLAQKVVAAVEPHRDRLDVSVVFPSMPEVMRLSKMGSFSLAQLGQSKSAIAQFMRKRKEKSGAGFQDGMLKLLRTLPQVLKFLPMDKAQDARNFMLSFQYWLGGSPENLENFLLMLADKYVFKGLEKQNFAPSTYEQPVVYPDLGIWHPLAPSMFEDVREYLNWYTARKDISSDLKDPLAPCVGLVLQRTHLVTGDDAHYVAMVQELEALGARVLPVFAGGLDFSKPVDAYFYEPTTNTQLVDAVISLTGFALVGGPARQDHPKAIESLKRLNRPYMVALPLVFQTTEEWMDSDLGLHPIQVALQIAIPELDGAIEPIILSGRDGTTGKAIALRDRVEAVAERALKWANLRRKPKLDKKVAITVFSFPPDKGNVGTAAYLDVFGSIYEVMKALKNNGYDLPELPESAEALMQEVIHDAQAQYNSPELNVAYKMSVPEYEALTPYSQRLEENWGPPPGHLNSDGQNLLIYGKQFGNVFIGVQPTFGYEGDPMRLLFSRSASPHHGFAAYYTYLEQVWKADAVLHFGTHGSLEFMPGKQMGMSGDCYPDNLIGSIPNLYYYAANNPSEATIAKRRSYAETISYLTPPAENAGLYKGLKELSELIASYQTLKDSGRGVSIVNSIMDKCRIVNLDKDINLPETDARDMSTDDRDNIVGNVYRKLMEIESRLLPCGLHVIGKPPSAEEAIATLVNIASLDRQEEGLQGLPGIIANSIGRNIDDIYQNNDRGILQDVQLLQDITLATRAAVTALVQEQIDAEGRVSLVSRLNFFNMGKKEPWVEALHKAGYPKVDTAALKPLLEYLEFCLQQVCADNELGALLRGLEGEYILPGPGGDPIRNPDVLPTGKNIHALDPQSIPTTAAVQSAKIVVDRLLVRNKAENDGKWPETIACVLWGTDNIKTYGESLAQIMWMVGVRPVPDALGRVNKLELISLEELGRPRIDVVINCSGVFRDLFINQMNLLDQGVKMAAEADEPLEMNFVRKHALQQAEDMGINLRQAATRVFSNASGSYSSNINLAVENSTWDSEAELQEMYLNRKSFSFNSDNPGIMDESRQIFESTLKTADATFQNLDSSEISLTDVSHYFDSDPTKLVASLRGDGKKPASYIADTTTANAQVRTLSETVRLDARTKLLNPKWYEGMLSHGYEGVRELSKRLVNTTGWSATAGAVDNWIYEDTNETFIKDEEMQKRLLNLNPHSFRKIVSTLLEVNGRGYWETSDENLDRLRELYQEVEDRIEGID encoded by the coding sequence ATGTTCACACACGTCAAGTCCACCATTAGACACATTGCGCCTGATAACTTACGCGGACGTAGTTTAATCAAGGTGGTCTATGTCGTGCTTGAGTCCCAGTACCAGAGTGCTTTGTCGCAAGCAGTTCGCACGATTAACGCGAACAATCCCAACTTGGCGATTGAAATCAGTGGGTACTTGATTGAGGAACTCCGCGACCCAGAGAATTACGAGGAGTTTAAACGAGAAATTGAGAGTGCGAATATCTTCATCGCTTCCCTCATTTTCATCGAAGACTTAGCACAGAAAGTAGTAGCAGCAGTAGAACCGCACCGCGATCGCCTAGACGTTTCCGTTGTCTTTCCCTCCATGCCAGAGGTAATGCGCCTGAGTAAAATGGGCAGCTTTTCTCTGGCACAGTTGGGTCAGTCAAAAAGTGCGATCGCCCAATTCATGCGGAAACGCAAAGAAAAATCCGGTGCGGGATTCCAAGATGGGATGCTGAAGCTTTTGCGAACCCTACCGCAAGTGCTGAAGTTCCTCCCGATGGACAAGGCACAGGATGCCCGAAATTTCATGCTCAGTTTTCAGTATTGGCTAGGTGGTTCTCCAGAAAATCTGGAAAACTTCTTGCTGATGCTAGCTGATAAATATGTATTTAAAGGTTTAGAGAAACAAAATTTTGCACCTTCTACTTATGAACAGCCGGTGGTTTATCCCGATTTAGGGATTTGGCATCCTTTGGCTCCCAGTATGTTTGAAGATGTCAGAGAATACCTCAATTGGTATACAGCTCGTAAGGATATTTCTAGCGATCTAAAAGATCCCCTAGCTCCTTGTGTCGGGTTAGTATTGCAACGCACTCACCTAGTTACAGGGGATGATGCCCATTATGTGGCAATGGTGCAGGAGTTGGAAGCACTAGGCGCACGGGTACTACCTGTGTTTGCTGGTGGTTTGGATTTCTCCAAGCCTGTGGATGCCTACTTCTATGAACCAACTACCAACACTCAGTTGGTAGATGCAGTGATATCACTGACTGGTTTTGCTTTAGTTGGTGGCCCAGCTAGACAAGACCATCCCAAGGCAATTGAGTCACTCAAACGCTTAAACCGTCCTTATATGGTGGCGTTACCCTTAGTATTCCAAACCACAGAAGAGTGGATGGATAGCGATTTAGGGTTACATCCAATTCAAGTAGCTTTGCAAATTGCAATTCCGGAATTGGATGGAGCAATTGAGCCGATTATATTATCGGGTAGAGATGGGACTACAGGAAAAGCGATCGCACTGCGCGATCGGGTTGAAGCTGTAGCCGAACGCGCCTTAAAATGGGCTAACCTCCGCCGCAAACCGAAGCTTGATAAAAAAGTCGCTATCACAGTTTTCAGTTTCCCGCCAGATAAAGGCAACGTCGGAACCGCCGCTTACTTGGATGTATTCGGTTCCATCTACGAGGTGATGAAAGCCCTTAAAAATAACGGCTACGACTTACCAGAATTGCCAGAATCAGCCGAAGCGTTGATGCAAGAAGTCATCCATGATGCCCAAGCGCAGTACAACAGCCCAGAACTCAACGTTGCTTACAAAATGTCGGTTCCTGAGTATGAAGCACTGACACCCTACTCTCAACGTTTAGAGGAAAACTGGGGCCCACCTCCCGGACATCTCAACAGCGATGGGCAAAATCTGCTGATTTATGGTAAGCAATTCGGTAACGTCTTCATCGGTGTGCAACCCACATTTGGTTATGAAGGCGATCCGATGCGGCTGTTATTCTCCCGTTCAGCTAGTCCTCACCACGGTTTTGCTGCTTACTACACTTACCTAGAGCAAGTTTGGAAAGCTGATGCTGTACTGCACTTTGGTACTCACGGTTCCTTGGAATTCATGCCGGGTAAACAGATGGGGATGTCTGGTGATTGTTATCCAGATAACTTGATTGGCTCAATTCCCAACCTGTATTACTACGCAGCGAATAATCCAAGTGAGGCGACAATTGCCAAACGTCGGAGTTATGCCGAAACAATTTCTTACTTGACACCCCCGGCAGAAAATGCTGGTTTGTATAAAGGTTTGAAGGAACTCAGCGAATTAATTGCTTCCTACCAAACCTTAAAAGATAGTGGACGCGGTGTTTCCATTGTTAACAGCATCATGGATAAATGCCGGATCGTGAATCTGGATAAGGATATTAACCTGCCAGAAACCGATGCCAGAGACATGAGTACCGACGATCGCGATAATATTGTTGGTAACGTCTACCGCAAGTTGATGGAAATCGAGTCGCGGTTGTTGCCTTGTGGTTTGCACGTCATTGGTAAACCGCCAAGTGCAGAAGAAGCGATCGCAACTCTCGTCAACATTGCTAGTCTAGATCGTCAAGAAGAAGGACTTCAAGGCTTGCCGGGAATTATCGCTAATAGCATTGGGCGTAACATTGATGATATTTACCAAAATAATGACAGAGGCATTTTACAAGATGTCCAGTTATTGCAAGATATCACTTTGGCAACCCGTGCAGCAGTTACCGCCCTTGTCCAAGAGCAAATCGACGCGGAAGGACGAGTTTCTCTGGTTTCCCGGTTGAATTTCTTCAACATGGGCAAAAAGGAACCTTGGGTAGAAGCATTGCATAAAGCAGGTTATCCCAAAGTTGACACCGCCGCCCTAAAACCCCTACTTGAGTATTTGGAATTCTGCCTGCAACAAGTTTGTGCCGACAACGAACTCGGAGCATTGCTCAGAGGCTTGGAAGGTGAATACATCCTACCCGGCCCTGGTGGCGATCCCATCCGCAACCCGGATGTATTGCCCACGGGTAAGAATATCCATGCTTTAGATCCGCAATCCATCCCAACAACAGCAGCAGTTCAATCAGCCAAAATTGTCGTAGACAGGCTTTTGGTACGTAACAAGGCAGAAAATGATGGAAAATGGCCAGAAACCATCGCCTGTGTCCTCTGGGGAACCGATAACATCAAAACTTACGGCGAATCCCTAGCACAAATTATGTGGATGGTGGGCGTGCGTCCAGTTCCCGATGCCTTGGGACGGGTGAACAAGTTGGAATTGATATCTTTAGAAGAGTTGGGACGACCCAGAATTGATGTAGTAATCAACTGTTCTGGTGTATTCCGCGACTTGTTCATCAACCAAATGAACCTGCTAGACCAAGGCGTGAAGATGGCAGCTGAAGCAGATGAACCCTTAGAAATGAACTTTGTTCGTAAACACGCTTTGCAACAAGCCGAAGACATGGGAATTAATCTGCGTCAAGCAGCAACGCGCGTTTTCTCCAACGCTTCTGGTTCCTACTCGTCAAATATCAACTTGGCGGTAGAAAACAGCACTTGGGATAGCGAAGCCGAGTTGCAGGAAATGTATCTCAACCGGAAATCCTTTTCCTTCAATTCCGATAACCCCGGAATCATGGATGAATCGCGGCAGATTTTTGAAAGTACATTGAAAACTGCTGATGCAACTTTCCAAAATTTGGATTCTTCCGAGATTAGCTTAACGGACGTTTCTCATTACTTCGATTCAGATCCTACTAAGCTGGTGGCAAGTCTGCGCGGTGATGGTAAAAAACCAGCATCTTATATTGCAGATACAACCACAGCTAACGCCCAAGTGCGGACATTATCAGAAACCGTGCGTTTGGATGCGCGTACCAAATTGTTAAATCCCAAATGGTACGAGGGGATGCTGTCTCACGGTTACGAAGGTGTGCGCGAACTCTCCAAGCGGTTGGTGAATACAACAGGTTGGAGTGCAACAGCCGGCGCAGTGGATAACTGGATTTATGAGGATACTAACGAAACCTTCATCAAAGATGAAGAAATGCAGAAACGTTTGCTGAACCTCAACCCTCATTCTTTCCGCAAGATTGTATCAACTTTGTTGGAAGTGAATGGACGCGGTTATTGGGAGACTAGCGACGAGAATTTAGATCGTCTGCGCGAGTTGTACCAAGAAGTTGAAGACCGGATTGAAGGGATAGACTAG
- a CDS encoding IS1634 family transposase yields MNSPLSIEVKNLNHLGIVAGIIDEIGLVDQINKILGQHPQSKVSAGQAVKAMILNGLGFVSGTLYMFPKYMDSYACEHLIGEGVLPEHLNDDRLGRVLDQLYLKGLSGIFTLIALAAVKKYGVDLSSLHLDSSSLHLHGEYKTGLPEVAFERNAPTENEDKLLELAPQPINITYGYSRDHRPDLKQFILELICSSDGDIPIFLKAASGNQSDTKTFAKTLVNFRENIDIDALMVADSALYSAENLNLMKSLKWLCRVPLTVGLAKQILLGIDSKDLIQSEITGYSYIVKSSNYAGIEQRWLIVESQERKKADSKQLMRRVQQAQINAHQKLTKLCNEEFACHRDAKKAALHLSEQLKYHCLAEIKISKKQLKPQGKNKNNNQNDWKYYYQISAQLEQDKAAIELENRASGKFILATNIIDESQLSHTDMIKEYKAQQSCERGFAFLKDPLFLTDSIFIKSPERIEALSMIMGLCLLVYTLGQRQLRGILLAQNQEIKNQLGKPTDRPTLRWIFQCFQGIHLLIVNSVSQISNLSDERLWILQFFPSTCRRYYLLV; encoded by the coding sequence ATGAATTCGCCTTTGAGCATTGAAGTAAAAAATTTAAATCACCTGGGGATAGTAGCAGGAATTATTGATGAAATAGGGTTGGTAGACCAAATAAATAAAATACTTGGACAGCACCCGCAGTCTAAAGTGAGTGCGGGTCAGGCGGTCAAAGCAATGATACTAAACGGGTTAGGGTTTGTATCTGGAACATTATATATGTTTCCTAAATATATGGATAGCTATGCCTGTGAACACTTGATAGGAGAAGGAGTATTACCAGAACATTTAAATGACGACAGACTAGGAAGAGTATTAGACCAATTATATTTAAAAGGATTAAGTGGAATCTTCACTTTAATAGCGTTAGCAGCAGTAAAAAAATATGGAGTAGATTTATCATCGCTACACTTAGATTCTTCTTCATTGCATCTGCACGGAGAATATAAAACTGGTTTACCCGAAGTAGCCTTTGAAAGAAATGCTCCCACAGAAAATGAAGATAAGCTCCTAGAGTTAGCACCACAACCAATAAATATAACTTATGGTTATTCAAGAGATCATAGACCAGACTTAAAACAATTTATTCTAGAGTTAATTTGTAGCAGTGATGGGGATATTCCCATCTTTTTAAAAGCAGCGTCAGGAAATCAATCAGATACGAAAACCTTTGCGAAAACTCTCGTGAATTTTCGAGAAAATATTGATATAGATGCGTTAATGGTAGCAGACAGCGCATTATATAGTGCCGAAAACCTGAATTTGATGAAAAGCCTCAAATGGTTATGCAGAGTTCCATTGACAGTGGGGTTAGCCAAGCAAATACTATTAGGAATAGACTCCAAAGATTTAATCCAAAGTGAAATAACAGGTTATTCATATATAGTCAAGTCTAGTAACTATGCCGGGATCGAGCAAAGATGGCTGATAGTTGAAAGCCAAGAACGGAAAAAAGCAGATTCTAAACAGCTGATGCGCCGTGTTCAGCAAGCCCAAATAAATGCTCATCAAAAGCTCACAAAATTATGTAATGAAGAATTTGCTTGTCATCGAGATGCCAAGAAAGCTGCATTACATCTATCAGAGCAATTAAAATATCATTGTTTGGCTGAAATTAAAATATCTAAGAAACAGTTAAAACCTCAAGGTAAAAACAAAAACAACAATCAGAATGACTGGAAATATTACTATCAGATATCCGCGCAATTAGAGCAAGATAAAGCAGCAATTGAACTTGAAAATCGCGCTTCGGGAAAATTTATTTTAGCAACTAATATTATTGATGAATCCCAATTAAGCCACACTGACATGATTAAGGAATATAAAGCTCAACAATCATGTGAAAGAGGCTTTGCTTTCTTAAAAGACCCTTTATTCTTAACAGATAGCATATTTATTAAGTCACCGGAGCGCATTGAAGCTTTATCAATGATTATGGGGTTATGTTTGTTGGTTTATACTTTAGGACAACGACAGTTACGTGGAATTTTATTAGCTCAAAACCAGGAAATAAAAAATCAATTAGGTAAACCAACAGACCGCCCCACTCTCAGGTGGATATTTCAATGTTTCCAAGGTATTCATTTATTAATTGTTAATAGTGTTTCACAAATATCAAACCTCTCTGATGAAAGATTATGGATATTACAATTTTTTCCTAGTACTTGTCGTCGCTACTATTTATTAGTTTGA
- a CDS encoding Uma2 family endonuclease, with amino-acid sequence MDALTINFAAVLQITDEQFFQLCQINELIRFERNADGTLLLMPLVGGLTSNRNANLTAQLGVWNRDESLSIAFASSVGFILPNGAVRSPDASWLRHDRWDSLTQEQKEGFPPVSKSAWKNQTM; translated from the coding sequence ATGGATGCGTTAACTATCAACTTTGCTGCTGTTCTTCAAATAACAGATGAGCAATTCTTCCAGTTATGTCAGATAAATGAATTAATCAGATTTGAGCGTAATGCTGATGGCACATTGCTACTAATGCCTTTAGTCGGAGGTTTAACCAGCAACCGCAATGCTAATTTAACTGCTCAACTTGGAGTGTGGAATCGTGATGAGTCACTAAGTATAGCTTTTGCTTCTTCGGTTGGGTTTATTTTACCAAATGGGGCAGTTCGTTCTCCTGACGCATCTTGGTTAAGACATGACAGATGGGATTCTCTTACACAGGAGCAAAAAGAGGGATTTCCGCCTGTAAGTAAGTCGGCATGGAAAAACCAAACTATGTAA
- a CDS encoding IS630 family transposase (programmed frameshift): MGARLRVFLSYEQDKTLLNLRTADVPQKVKDRAEVIRLNAHGWYVEKIAAHFNWTPQTVREILHKWRKLDLEGLWDNPGRGGKTKYSEEDIVFLEECLKEEPRTYNSRQLAQKLERDRSIKLSPDRLRRVLKKGVIWKRVRKSHKGKQDPKVQEIKQADLDMLELSAASGEIDLKYLDESGFCAWSEPGYTYYFRGEQKRLEQSKRRGRRLSIIGFFQPIISFVYGLVIGGVDRKSYIQMMEQEAESAQKIGRIRVIVQDNGPIHRCLQVQQLWSKWEQMGLYIFFLPKYCSEMNPIELEWQHLKKDELAGRMFDDELDLAYAVIDGVQARGERGNYRTQRIKFNSNLSG; encoded by the exons ATGGGCGCTCGTCTAAGGGTGTTCCTAAGCTATGAGCAAGATAAAACCCTGTTAAACCTAAGAACTGCGGATGTACCACAGAAAGTTAAAGACCGAGCAGAGGTCATTAGACTAAATGCACATGGCTGGTACGTAGAAAAAATAGCTGCTCATTTCAATTGGACTCCTCAAACGGTAAGAGAAATCTTACATAAATGGCGAAAACTTGATTTAGAAGGGCTTTGGGATAACCCAGGTAGAGGAGGCAAAACCAAGTATAGCGAAGAGGATATAGTATTTTTGGAGGAATGTCTCAAAGAAGAGCCACGTACATATAACAGTCGTCAACTAGCTCAAAAATTAGAGAGAGATCGCTCTATTAAACTGAGTCCCGACAGATTAAGACGGGTACTC AAAAAGGGGGTTATTTGGAAACGAGTCAGAAAGAGCCACAAAGGGAAACAAGACCCAAAAGTCCAAGAAATAAAGCAAGCAGACCTAGATATGTTAGAACTGTCTGCTGCTAGTGGAGAAATAGACTTGAAGTATTTGGATGAATCAGGGTTTTGTGCATGGAGCGAACCGGGTTACACCTATTACTTCCGAGGTGAGCAAAAACGACTAGAACAAAGTAAACGTCGTGGTCGTAGATTAAGCATTATTGGATTTTTTCAACCAATAATCAGCTTTGTTTACGGTTTGGTTATTGGTGGTGTTGACAGAAAATCTTATATCCAGATGATGGAGCAAGAAGCGGAGTCAGCCCAAAAGATCGGGCGCATCAGAGTAATAGTGCAGGACAACGGGCCGATACATCGATGTCTTCAGGTGCAGCAGTTATGGTCAAAGTGGGAACAGATGGGTTTATACATCTTCTTTTTGCCCAAATATTGCTCCGAAATGAATCCGATTGAATTGGAATGGCAACACCTTAAAAAGGATGAACTAGCAGGACGAATGTTTGATGATGAGTTGGATCTTGCTTACGCAGTAATAGATGGTGTTCAAGCTAGAGGAGAAAGAGGAAATTATAGGACACAACGTATTAAATTTAACTCTAATCTCTCTGGTTAA
- a CDS encoding addiction module protein, protein MSTTGYAYATYTTGDRFIFQVFCKAIALLDSKAYTAFDLMDKILSAIFKVYQLLPHSKLISMDITATLNEIATLSVEDRIRIVQAIWDSIAAEQVYPDLTDAQKQELDRRTADYDSNPDNVLTWEEIKASIKGQQ, encoded by the coding sequence ATGTCTACGACGGGCTACGCCTACGCAACATACACAACAGGCGATCGCTTTATTTTTCAGGTTTTCTGCAAAGCGATCGCACTGTTGGACAGCAAAGCATATACAGCGTTTGATTTGATGGACAAAATCTTGTCCGCTATATTTAAGGTGTACCAGTTGCTTCCTCACTCCAAGTTAATCAGCATGGATATCACAGCTACTTTGAACGAAATCGCAACTCTTAGTGTTGAAGATAGAATCCGTATTGTGCAGGCAATTTGGGATAGCATCGCAGCAGAGCAAGTTTACCCTGATTTAACCGATGCACAAAAGCAGGAACTCGATCGTCGAACTGCTGACTATGATTCAAATCCAGATAATGTGCTGACTTGGGAGGAAATCAAAGCATCAATTAAGGGGCAGCAATGA
- a CDS encoding type II toxin-antitoxin system RelE/ParE family toxin translates to MGDEFLDCVDETVNRISQMPESYVIVYADIRRAVVRRFTYAVYYRIVSSRVIVTAIFHGRRDPKSWQTRT, encoded by the coding sequence CTGGGTGACGAGTTTTTAGACTGTGTAGACGAAACGGTGAATCGAATTTCTCAGATGCCAGAATCTTATGTAATTGTCTACGCTGATATTCGACGAGCAGTAGTGCGACGATTTACTTATGCTGTGTACTATCGGATTGTGTCGAGTCGAGTAATAGTGACAGCAATTTTTCATGGTCGCAGAGATCCAAAATCGTGGCAGACGCGAACCTAA
- a CDS encoding PIN domain-containing protein, protein MEWLVQLQGQIIGLDTAPLIYFIEENPNYLDVTDTFFEAMFRSEFSIVTSVLTITEVLVYPLRQENTALAQQYREILFNSQGLTTIEVFPDIAENAAQLRANYNLRTPDAIQMATAIHGGASFFLTNDARLPSLPALSVLVLDTLIV, encoded by the coding sequence ATGGAATGGCTAGTCCAGCTACAGGGGCAAATTATAGGTTTAGATACTGCTCCACTGATTTACTTTATTGAAGAAAATCCTAATTATTTGGATGTTACAGATACTTTTTTTGAAGCGATGTTTCGTAGTGAGTTTAGCATTGTAACATCAGTTTTGACTATCACGGAAGTGTTAGTCTATCCCTTGCGACAAGAAAACACAGCATTAGCTCAACAATATCGTGAAATTCTATTTAATTCCCAAGGTTTGACTACTATAGAAGTTTTCCCCGACATTGCTGAAAATGCAGCACAATTAAGGGCAAATTATAACTTAAGAACCCCAGATGCTATTCAGATGGCTACTGCTATTCATGGAGGTGCATCATTTTTCTTGACAAATGATGCGCGGTTGCCATCTTTACCAGCGTTATCAGTGTTAGTGTTGGATACACTCATAGTTTGA
- a CDS encoding RNA methyltransferase, which translates to MGLAGLRIVLVEPAGPINIGAIARVMKNFGLYNLVLVNPQCDPLSTEALMMAVHAQEIIESAVIVATLPEALHGCVRAIATTGRVRSLETPLENPRTALPWLLEEPEKPAALIFGREDRGLSNEELNYAQRFVGIPTSQDYVALNLATAVAICCYELSQSAQQLDTQTLPETELATLDAVEGYYQQLESLLLKIGYVYPHTAASRMGKFRQLYNRAHLKTGEVAMLRGILQQVEWALKNQRDGENL; encoded by the coding sequence ATGGGCTTGGCTGGATTAAGAATTGTGTTGGTAGAACCAGCTGGGCCGATAAATATTGGCGCGATCGCCAGGGTAATGAAAAATTTCGGTCTATATAATTTAGTATTAGTGAACCCCCAATGCGATCCGCTTTCGACGGAAGCTTTGATGATGGCTGTTCACGCTCAGGAAATTATAGAATCTGCGGTAATAGTGGCCACCTTACCAGAAGCATTGCATGGATGTGTACGGGCGATCGCTACCACTGGTCGCGTTCGTAGTTTAGAAACACCCTTAGAAAATCCCCGCACTGCACTACCCTGGTTACTGGAGGAACCAGAAAAACCCGCAGCCCTGATTTTTGGCAGAGAAGACCGAGGATTAAGCAATGAAGAATTAAATTATGCACAGAGGTTTGTTGGCATTCCCACAAGTCAAGATTATGTCGCCCTGAATTTGGCTACTGCTGTAGCAATCTGTTGTTATGAATTGTCACAATCTGCCCAGCAACTTGATACCCAAACCTTACCCGAAACGGAACTCGCAACCTTAGATGCAGTGGAAGGATACTACCAGCAATTAGAATCACTATTACTGAAAATTGGTTATGTGTATCCCCATACAGCAGCGAGTCGCATGGGAAAATTTCGCCAACTATATAATCGCGCTCATCTGAAGACTGGGGAAGTAGCCATGCTACGAGGAATTTTGCAGCAGGTAGAATGGGCCCTGAAAAATCAGAGGGATGGTGAAAACTTGTAA